In Streptomyces sp. SN-593, a single genomic region encodes these proteins:
- a CDS encoding S53 family peptidase → MRFERKRTRAALAVAAALPLVAGALALGAQSATAAQPAGRQLLSGTKPQWATAGSDKGATSDSGKVTVRVYLAGKDAAGLAAYAQAVSDPNSTEYAHYLTPAQVQARFGATTAQTGAITDWLTSAGLKVTGTNAHYLTVTGEVKAAEKAFGTQLHNYTKSGHTYRAPTTTASAPASLKGAVLTVTGLDNAPKQASHDDTLPPPEDAFVNAGPFSTYYGSNTDKKLPSAYGGKAPYTIQGYTGEQLRAAYGAGTYTGKGVTVAITDAYASPTIVGDSAKLAKDTGGQKYRKGQLTQVTPAADGYTNVEDCGAAGWYGEESLDVESVHAVAPDANIVYVGAKSCYDDDLLDSLNTIVDGRLATIVSNSWGDVEANSTPDVQAAYDQTFEQGVVEGIGFYFSSGDDGDDTINGAKDVSTPSNSIWATSVGGTSLAVGKNDKYLWETGWGTERAPLSADGKSWDGFPGPFTSGAGGGTSKTVAQPFYQRGVVPDSLALANGGTTRMRVQPDISAVADPNTGFLIGETQTFPNGKAKYSEYRLGGTSLASPVIAAVQALAEQARGGVPIGFANPLIYDRYGTSAYHDVTDHPLGQGQGIANVRVDYANGVDASDGLITSLRTFGTDSSLHATVGYDDVTGVGSPAKGYVQSYKPAKKAGKN, encoded by the coding sequence ATGAGATTCGAGCGCAAGAGAACGCGCGCGGCACTGGCGGTGGCGGCGGCGCTGCCGCTGGTCGCCGGCGCCCTCGCGCTGGGCGCCCAGAGCGCCACGGCCGCACAGCCCGCCGGCCGGCAACTCCTGAGCGGCACCAAGCCGCAGTGGGCCACCGCCGGTTCGGACAAGGGCGCCACGTCCGACAGCGGCAAGGTCACGGTACGGGTCTACCTGGCCGGCAAGGACGCCGCGGGGCTCGCCGCCTACGCGCAGGCCGTCTCGGACCCGAACTCCACCGAGTACGCGCACTACCTGACGCCCGCCCAGGTCCAGGCCCGGTTCGGCGCCACCACGGCGCAGACCGGGGCGATCACCGACTGGCTGACCTCGGCCGGCCTGAAGGTGACCGGGACCAACGCCCACTACCTGACCGTCACCGGTGAGGTGAAGGCGGCGGAGAAGGCGTTCGGCACCCAGCTGCACAACTACACCAAGAGCGGCCACACCTACCGCGCGCCCACCACGACGGCGTCCGCGCCCGCGTCGCTCAAGGGAGCCGTCCTGACCGTCACCGGTCTGGACAACGCCCCCAAGCAGGCCAGCCACGACGACACGCTGCCTCCCCCGGAGGACGCCTTCGTCAACGCCGGCCCGTTCTCGACCTACTACGGGTCGAACACCGACAAGAAGCTTCCCTCGGCGTACGGCGGCAAGGCCCCGTACACGATCCAGGGCTACACCGGTGAGCAGCTGCGCGCCGCCTACGGCGCCGGCACCTACACCGGCAAGGGCGTCACCGTCGCGATCACCGACGCGTACGCCTCCCCGACCATCGTCGGCGACAGCGCCAAGCTGGCGAAGGACACCGGCGGCCAGAAGTACCGCAAGGGCCAGCTCACCCAGGTCACCCCGGCCGCCGACGGCTACACCAACGTCGAGGACTGCGGCGCCGCCGGCTGGTACGGCGAGGAGTCCCTCGACGTCGAGTCCGTGCACGCGGTCGCCCCGGACGCGAACATCGTCTACGTGGGCGCCAAGTCCTGCTACGACGACGACCTGCTGGACTCGCTCAACACCATCGTCGACGGCCGGCTCGCCACCATCGTGAGCAACTCGTGGGGCGACGTCGAGGCGAACTCCACGCCGGACGTGCAGGCCGCCTACGACCAGACCTTCGAGCAGGGTGTGGTCGAGGGCATCGGCTTCTACTTCTCCTCCGGTGACGACGGCGACGACACCATCAACGGTGCCAAGGACGTCAGCACCCCGTCCAACTCCATCTGGGCCACCTCGGTCGGCGGCACCTCGCTGGCGGTCGGCAAGAACGACAAGTACCTGTGGGAGACCGGCTGGGGCACCGAGCGCGCCCCGCTGTCGGCCGACGGCAAGAGCTGGGACGGCTTCCCCGGCCCGTTCACCTCGGGCGCCGGCGGCGGCACCAGCAAGACCGTCGCACAGCCCTTCTACCAGCGCGGCGTCGTCCCCGACTCGCTCGCGCTGGCGAACGGCGGCACCACCAGGATGCGGGTCCAGCCGGACATCTCGGCCGTCGCCGACCCGAACACCGGCTTCCTGATCGGTGAGACGCAGACCTTCCCGAACGGCAAGGCCAAGTACAGCGAGTACCGCCTCGGCGGCACCTCGCTGGCCTCCCCGGTCATCGCGGCCGTCCAGGCGCTCGCCGAGCAGGCCCGCGGCGGCGTGCCGATCGGCTTCGCCAACCCGCTCATCTACGACCGGTACGGCACCTCCGCGTACCACGACGTGACCGACCACCCGCTGGGCCAGGGCCAGGGCATCGCCAACGTCCGCGTCGACTACGCCAACGGCGTGGACGCCTCGGACGGCCTGATCACCAGCCTGCGCACCTTCGGCACGGACAGCTCGCTGCACGCCACGGTCGGCTACGACGACGTCACCGGCGTCGGCAGCCCGGCCAAGGGCTACGTCCAGTCGTACAAGCCCGCCAAGAAGGCCGGCAAGAACTGA
- a CDS encoding alkene reductase, whose amino-acid sequence MTTAFDPIDLAGIRLRNRIAMAPMTRSRAYGPGLSPTESTAAYYAQRASAGLIVTEGIQPSPGGQGYPDTPGLHSAEQVAAWRRVTAAVHAAGGRIFAQLMHTGRIGHPSLLPDGLYPVGPSAVPARGSVYTADGPKPFVVPQELGEDDIWQAVEDHAAAARNAMAAGFDGVEVHGANGYLVHQFLAPNANIRVDHWGGDDRRRTRFAVEVVRAVAAAIGPERTGLRISPGKALGDIDEPDPGPTYLALLRGLEPVGPAYLHLVESPDRALTRELRERFRGVFVLNPRVEGGHAGPEQLSLVEEGTADVLAFGALFLANPDLPRRLRRGGPYNPPERATYYGGDDRGYTDYPALPEDGEDAAAPDAQRPAPAVRTG is encoded by the coding sequence GTGACCACCGCGTTCGACCCGATCGACCTGGCCGGGATACGCCTGCGCAACCGGATCGCCATGGCGCCGATGACCCGCAGCAGGGCGTACGGGCCCGGGCTCAGTCCCACCGAGTCGACCGCCGCGTACTACGCGCAGCGGGCGTCGGCCGGGCTGATCGTGACCGAGGGCATCCAGCCGTCACCGGGCGGACAGGGGTACCCGGACACCCCCGGGCTGCACAGCGCCGAGCAGGTCGCCGCCTGGCGCCGGGTGACCGCGGCGGTGCACGCGGCCGGCGGGCGGATCTTCGCCCAGCTGATGCACACCGGCCGGATCGGGCACCCGTCGCTGCTGCCGGACGGCCTCTACCCGGTCGGACCGTCGGCCGTCCCGGCCAGGGGCTCGGTGTACACCGCGGACGGCCCGAAGCCCTTCGTGGTGCCGCAGGAGCTGGGCGAGGACGACATCTGGCAGGCGGTCGAGGACCACGCCGCCGCGGCCCGCAACGCCATGGCCGCCGGTTTCGACGGGGTCGAGGTGCACGGCGCCAACGGCTACCTGGTGCACCAGTTCCTCGCCCCGAACGCGAACATCCGCGTCGACCACTGGGGCGGCGACGACCGGCGCCGGACCCGGTTCGCGGTGGAGGTGGTTCGGGCGGTGGCCGCCGCGATCGGTCCGGAGCGCACCGGCCTGCGGATCTCCCCCGGCAAGGCGCTGGGCGACATCGACGAGCCGGACCCGGGCCCCACCTACCTCGCGCTGCTGCGCGGTCTGGAGCCGGTCGGTCCGGCCTACCTGCACCTGGTGGAGAGCCCGGACCGGGCCCTGACCCGGGAGCTGCGCGAGCGGTTCCGCGGGGTCTTCGTCCTCAACCCCCGCGTCGAGGGCGGCCACGCCGGGCCCGAGCAGCTTTCGCTGGTCGAGGAGGGCACCGCCGACGTGCTGGCCTTCGGCGCCCTGTTCCTGGCCAACCCCGACCTGCCGCGACGGCTGCGGCGCGGCGGACCGTACAACCCCCCCGAGCGGGCCACCTACTACGGCGGCGACGACCGCGGCTACACCGACTACCCGGCGCTGCCCGAGGACGGGGAGGACGCCGCGGCCCCGGACGCGCAGCGGCCCGCGCCCGCCGTGCGGACCGGCTGA
- a CDS encoding histidine phosphatase family protein, whose protein sequence is MPAGTERRRRIVLWRHGQTAWNVEQRFQGSTDIPLTETGVAQARRAARLLAALAPDAIISSDLSRARATAAELAALTGLPVTPYEGLRETYAGAWQGLTHTEILARYGEQYTAWKRGEPVRRGGGELETEVADRAAPVVLAAADKLADGGVLVVVSHGGAIRTTIGRLLGLEPTSWESLGGLSNCCWSVLGEGARGWRLTEHNAGTLPEPVLGDDT, encoded by the coding sequence GTGCCCGCCGGCACCGAGCGGCGTCGGCGGATCGTGCTGTGGCGCCACGGCCAGACCGCGTGGAACGTCGAGCAGCGCTTCCAGGGCAGCACCGACATCCCGCTCACCGAGACCGGCGTCGCCCAGGCCCGCCGGGCCGCCCGGCTGCTCGCCGCGCTCGCCCCGGACGCGATCATCTCCTCCGACCTGAGCCGGGCCCGGGCCACCGCGGCGGAGCTGGCCGCGCTCACCGGCCTGCCGGTGACCCCGTACGAGGGCCTGCGGGAGACCTACGCGGGCGCCTGGCAGGGGCTCACCCACACCGAGATCCTCGCCCGCTACGGCGAGCAGTACACGGCGTGGAAGCGCGGCGAGCCGGTCCGGCGCGGCGGCGGCGAGCTGGAGACCGAGGTCGCCGACCGCGCCGCGCCGGTGGTGCTCGCGGCCGCCGACAAGCTCGCGGACGGGGGCGTGCTCGTCGTGGTCAGCCACGGCGGCGCCATCCGTACGACCATCGGCCGGCTGCTCGGCCTGGAGCCGACGAGCTGGGAGTCGCTGGGCGGCCTGTCGAACTGCTGCTGGTCGGTGCTGGGCGAGGGCGCGCGCGGCTGGCGGCTGACCGAGCACAACGCCGGCACCCTGCCGGAACCGGTCCTCGGCGACGACACCTGA
- the rsfS gene encoding ribosome silencing factor has protein sequence MTATDRSIELTRAAAQAAADKLAHDIIAYDVSDVLSITDAFLVASAPNDRQVKAIVDAIEEHLLKELDTKPVRREGERDGRWVLLDYVDIVVHVQHSEERVFYALERLWKDCPEIGLPADAVATRGKAAAHAAAAEAAADAAEREDV, from the coding sequence GTGACCGCCACTGACCGTTCCATCGAGCTGACCCGCGCCGCCGCCCAGGCGGCCGCCGACAAGCTCGCGCACGACATCATCGCCTACGACGTCAGCGATGTGCTCTCCATCACCGATGCCTTCCTGGTCGCCTCGGCGCCCAACGACCGGCAGGTCAAGGCGATCGTTGACGCCATCGAGGAGCACCTCCTCAAGGAACTGGACACCAAGCCGGTGCGGCGCGAGGGCGAGCGGGACGGCCGCTGGGTCCTGCTGGACTACGTGGACATCGTGGTGCACGTGCAGCACTCCGAGGAGCGGGTCTTCTACGCGCTGGAGCGGCTGTGGAAGGACTGCCCCGAGATCGGGCTGCCCGCGGACGCGGTGGCCACCCGCGGCAAGGCCGCGGCCCACGCGGCGGCCGCGGAGGCGGCGGCCGACGCCGCCGAGCGCGAGGACGTGTGA
- a CDS encoding LCP family protein: protein MNDANPRRHYAEGGPDNERDPYAQDPYYQQQSYGYDEYGRPVAPPPYQDPSSGYGGQQQGYVPQQAQPPYQEQYGDGTHQGYPAQGYQPGYDQGHDYGTGPQPAYPAQEYGTGQVPVYGAGGQPAYGTGQMPVYDPNQPPVYDTGQQPVHDTGQQPAAQQTGQMPAYQEEQVPREAEQEGVPDYRTEQFAFVDEESEESEEVIDWLKFSESRTERREEAKRRGRKRRFGLVAILVLALLGGGGYLWKAGKIPGLGKSSTAAAASSGADRRDVIVVHMLPVDGGASSTALLVDNTTKKHGTTVLIPNDVQLTGDDGSVTTLDKSVADGVGPTRDSLNTLLGTDIKGSWRLDSPYLELLVDSLGDIYVDTNAEVKGTGKDKDKVLVAKGEQQELSGDAAVAYATYKAPGEPQTAQLSRFGQVMQAVLMKMPSDAPDATRTVQALAQILDPSLTDKQLGASLAELADLAKTGQYSTSLLPVQKDGTLSAAATDSVVKDVLGGSVKKATGSSGPARVSIKDASGNAKSATMAQAAIVNGGTYTYVAGGKSATTQPASQVLYADPAREAAAKDVAATLGLPATEVKKGTVASNADISVVLGQDYKPTSDES, encoded by the coding sequence GTGAACGACGCCAACCCCCGCAGGCACTATGCCGAGGGCGGTCCAGACAACGAGAGAGACCCTTACGCGCAGGACCCGTACTACCAGCAGCAGTCCTACGGCTACGACGAGTACGGCCGTCCGGTCGCCCCGCCGCCGTACCAGGACCCTTCCTCGGGCTACGGCGGCCAGCAGCAGGGCTACGTCCCCCAGCAGGCCCAGCCGCCGTACCAGGAGCAGTACGGCGACGGCACGCACCAGGGCTACCCGGCCCAGGGCTACCAGCCCGGTTACGACCAGGGCCACGACTACGGCACCGGCCCGCAGCCCGCCTACCCCGCGCAGGAGTACGGCACCGGGCAGGTGCCGGTCTACGGCGCCGGCGGCCAACCCGCCTACGGCACCGGGCAGATGCCCGTCTACGACCCGAACCAGCCGCCGGTCTACGACACCGGGCAGCAGCCTGTCCACGACACCGGCCAGCAGCCCGCGGCCCAGCAGACCGGGCAGATGCCCGCCTACCAGGAGGAGCAGGTCCCCCGGGAGGCGGAGCAGGAGGGCGTGCCGGACTACCGCACCGAGCAGTTCGCCTTCGTCGACGAGGAGTCCGAGGAGTCCGAGGAGGTCATCGACTGGCTGAAGTTCTCCGAGTCGCGCACCGAGCGCCGTGAGGAGGCCAAGCGCCGCGGGCGCAAACGCAGGTTCGGCCTGGTGGCGATACTCGTGCTCGCCCTGCTCGGCGGCGGCGGGTACCTGTGGAAGGCCGGGAAGATCCCCGGGCTGGGGAAGAGCTCCACCGCGGCCGCCGCGAGCAGCGGCGCCGACCGGCGCGACGTGATCGTGGTGCACATGCTGCCGGTCGACGGCGGCGCCAGCTCCACCGCGCTGCTGGTGGACAACACGACGAAGAAGCACGGCACCACGGTGCTGATTCCCAACGACGTGCAACTCACCGGCGACGACGGCTCGGTGACCACCCTCGACAAGTCCGTGGCGGACGGCGTCGGGCCCACCCGGGACTCCCTGAACACCCTGCTCGGCACCGACATCAAGGGCAGTTGGCGGCTCGACTCGCCGTACCTGGAGCTGCTCGTCGACTCGCTCGGCGACATCTACGTCGACACCAACGCCGAGGTCAAGGGCACCGGCAAGGACAAGGACAAGGTGCTCGTGGCCAAGGGCGAGCAGCAGGAGCTGAGCGGGGACGCCGCCGTCGCCTACGCCACCTACAAGGCGCCCGGCGAGCCGCAGACCGCCCAGCTCAGCCGGTTCGGCCAGGTCATGCAGGCGGTGCTGATGAAGATGCCCAGCGACGCGCCCGACGCGACCAGGACCGTGCAGGCGCTCGCCCAGATCCTCGACCCGTCGCTCACCGACAAGCAGCTCGGCGCCTCGCTCGCCGAACTCGCCGACCTCGCCAAGACCGGCCAGTACAGCACCTCGCTGCTGCCGGTGCAGAAGGACGGCACCCTCAGCGCTGCGGCCACCGACAGCGTGGTCAAGGACGTGCTCGGCGGCAGCGTGAAGAAGGCCACCGGCTCCTCCGGCCCGGCACGGGTCTCGATCAAGGACGCCAGCGGCAACGCGAAGTCCGCGACCATGGCGCAGGCGGCCATCGTGAACGGCGGCACCTACACCTACGTGGCGGGCGGCAAGTCCGCCACGACGCAGCCGGCGTCCCAGGTGCTCTACGCCGATCCGGCGCGAGAGGCCGCGGCCAAGGACGTGGCGGCCACGCTGGGCCTGCCGGCCACCGAGGTGAAGAAGGGCACGGTCGCCTCGAACGCGGACATCTCGGTCGTCCTCGGCCAGGACTACAAGCCGACCAGCGACGAGAGCTGA
- the nadD gene encoding nicotinate-nucleotide adenylyltransferase, with the protein MSDKKRIGVMGGTFDPIHHGHLVAASEVVSLFHLDEVVFVPTGQPWQKEHRKVSAAEDRYLMTVIATASNPQFSVSRSDIDRGGRTYTIDTLRDLRDEHPEAELFFITGADALSQILSWRHAEELFALAHFIGVTRPGHTLSDPGLPEGGVSLVEVPALAISSTDCRQRVAKGEPVWYLVPDGVVRYIDKRALYRHETG; encoded by the coding sequence ATGTCCGACAAGAAGCGCATCGGCGTGATGGGCGGTACCTTCGACCCCATCCACCACGGGCACCTGGTGGCCGCGAGCGAGGTGGTGAGCCTCTTCCACCTCGACGAGGTCGTCTTCGTGCCCACCGGCCAGCCCTGGCAGAAGGAACACCGCAAGGTCTCGGCCGCCGAGGACCGCTACCTGATGACGGTGATCGCCACCGCCTCCAACCCGCAGTTCTCGGTCAGCCGCAGCGACATCGACCGCGGCGGCCGGACCTACACCATCGACACCCTGCGGGACCTGCGGGACGAGCACCCCGAGGCGGAGCTGTTCTTCATCACGGGGGCCGACGCGCTCTCGCAGATCCTGTCCTGGCGGCATGCCGAGGAGCTGTTCGCGCTGGCGCATTTCATCGGCGTCACACGTCCAGGGCATACGCTGTCGGACCCGGGCCTCCCCGAGGGCGGTGTGTCGCTGGTGGAGGTGCCGGCGCTGGCGATCTCGTCGACCGACTGCCGCCAGCGGGTGGCCAAGGGGGAACCGGTCTGGTACTTGGTTCCGGACGGTGTGGTGCGCTACATCGACAAGCGCGCGCTCTACCGGCACGAGACCGGGTAG
- a CDS encoding M48 family metallopeptidase: MPGRVRRRFPDISSRAYEHPADKSALVALRKLSGFDTVFKALSGLVPERSLRLLFLSDSVRVSDEQFAHLNAMLRDACYILDLEKVPSFYVTQDPQPNAMCIGMDEPIIVVTTGLVELLDEEEMRAVVGHEVGHALSGHSVYRTILLFLTNLALRVAWIPLGNLAVLAIVTALREWFRKSELSADRAGLLVGQDLQASMRGLMKLAGGNHLHEMNVDAFLRQADEYEAAGDLRDSVLKILNVLPRSHPFATVRAGELRKWAASRDYQRLMDGHYPRRTEDKDASVYETFKESANHYSDRAKQSKDPLVGLIRDLGNGAGDIGGKLRDRFTGKGGAGTDPSGAEPEGA, encoded by the coding sequence CTGCCCGGCCGTGTCCGGCGCCGGTTCCCCGACATCTCCTCGCGGGCGTACGAGCACCCGGCCGACAAGTCGGCGCTGGTCGCCCTGCGCAAGCTCAGCGGCTTCGACACCGTCTTCAAGGCCCTCAGCGGCCTGGTGCCCGAGCGCAGCCTGCGCCTGCTGTTCCTGTCCGACTCGGTGCGGGTCAGCGACGAGCAGTTCGCCCACCTCAACGCGATGCTGCGCGACGCCTGTTACATCCTCGACCTGGAGAAGGTGCCGTCCTTCTACGTCACGCAGGACCCGCAGCCGAACGCGATGTGCATCGGCATGGACGAGCCGATCATCGTGGTCACCACCGGCCTGGTCGAACTGCTGGACGAGGAGGAGATGCGCGCGGTCGTCGGCCACGAGGTCGGCCACGCGCTGTCCGGCCACTCCGTGTACCGGACCATCCTGCTCTTCCTGACCAACCTCGCCCTGCGGGTGGCCTGGATACCGCTGGGCAACCTCGCGGTGCTGGCCATCGTGACCGCGCTGCGCGAGTGGTTCCGCAAGTCCGAACTGTCCGCGGACCGGGCCGGGTTGCTGGTCGGCCAGGACCTCCAGGCATCGATGCGCGGCCTGATGAAGCTGGCCGGCGGCAACCACCTGCACGAGATGAACGTGGACGCCTTCCTCCGGCAGGCCGACGAGTACGAAGCCGCGGGCGACCTGCGCGACTCGGTGCTGAAGATCCTCAACGTGCTGCCGCGCAGCCACCCCTTCGCCACCGTGCGGGCCGGCGAGCTGCGCAAGTGGGCCGCCAGCCGGGACTACCAGCGGCTGATGGACGGCCACTACCCGCGGCGCACCGAGGACAAGGACGCGTCGGTCTACGAGACGTTCAAGGAGTCGGCCAACCACTACTCCGACCGGGCGAAGCAGAGCAAGGACCCGCTGGTCGGTCTGATCCGCGACCTGGGCAACGGCGCCGGCGACATCGGCGGCAAGCTGCGGGACAGGTTCACCGGGAAGGGCGGCGCGGGGACGGACCCGTCGGGCGCCGAGCCCGAGGGCGCGTAG
- a CDS encoding glutamate-5-semialdehyde dehydrogenase, producing the protein MELPSPLPKSPVLLAAYRARAAAADLAPQTRAAKDDALLAIADALIVRTQEIVAANAEDVARAREAGTSEAIIDRLTLTRERVAAIAADVRHVTSLPDPVGEVLRGSTLPNGLDLRQVRVPLGVVGIIYEARPNVTVDAAALCLKSGNAVLLRGSSSAYASNTALVTVVRDAIGGAGLPADAVQLVPGESRDSVTELMRARGQVDVLIPRGGAALIRAVVEGSTVPVIETGTGNCHVYVDAEADLDTAVQILVNSKAQRPSVCNSAETLLVHRDIADRFLPRALDALAEAGVTVHGDPGVVAAARAHDSKATVVPATAEDWETEYLSYDIAAAVVDSLDAAVAHIRLWSSGHTEAIVTTSQTAARRFTQLVDAAAVMVNASTRFTDGGQFGFGAEIGISTQKLHARGPMGLPELTSTKYVVTGDGHIR; encoded by the coding sequence ATGGAACTGCCCTCGCCGCTCCCCAAGTCCCCGGTGCTGCTCGCCGCGTACCGCGCCCGTGCCGCCGCCGCGGACCTGGCCCCGCAGACCCGCGCGGCGAAGGACGACGCCCTGCTGGCCATCGCGGACGCGCTGATCGTCCGCACCCAGGAGATCGTCGCCGCCAACGCCGAGGACGTCGCCCGCGCCCGGGAGGCCGGCACGAGCGAGGCGATCATCGACCGGCTCACCCTGACCCGTGAGCGGGTCGCCGCGATCGCCGCCGACGTGCGGCACGTCACGTCGCTGCCCGACCCGGTCGGCGAGGTGCTGCGCGGCTCCACCCTCCCCAACGGCCTCGACCTGCGCCAGGTCCGGGTCCCGCTCGGCGTCGTCGGCATCATCTACGAGGCCCGCCCGAACGTCACCGTGGACGCCGCCGCGCTCTGCCTGAAGTCCGGCAACGCGGTGCTGCTGCGCGGCTCCTCCTCCGCGTACGCCTCGAACACCGCGCTGGTGACGGTGGTGCGCGACGCGATCGGCGGCGCCGGGCTCCCCGCCGACGCGGTCCAGCTCGTCCCCGGCGAGAGCCGCGACTCCGTCACCGAGCTGATGCGCGCCCGCGGCCAGGTCGACGTGCTGATCCCGCGCGGCGGCGCCGCCCTGATCCGCGCCGTGGTCGAGGGCTCCACCGTGCCGGTGATCGAGACCGGCACCGGCAACTGCCACGTCTACGTGGACGCCGAGGCCGACCTCGACACCGCCGTGCAGATCCTGGTGAACTCCAAGGCGCAGCGCCCCAGCGTCTGCAACTCCGCCGAGACCCTGCTGGTGCACCGCGACATCGCCGACCGCTTCCTGCCGCGCGCGCTCGACGCGCTCGCCGAGGCGGGCGTCACCGTGCACGGCGACCCGGGCGTGGTCGCGGCCGCGCGGGCGCACGACAGCAAGGCCACCGTGGTGCCGGCCACCGCCGAGGACTGGGAGACGGAGTACCTGTCGTACGACATCGCCGCCGCCGTGGTCGACTCGCTGGACGCCGCCGTCGCGCACATCCGGCTGTGGTCCTCCGGCCACACCGAGGCGATCGTGACCACCTCGCAGACCGCCGCCCGCCGCTTCACCCAGCTGGTGGACGCCGCCGCGGTGATGGTGAACGCCTCCACCCGGTTCACCGACGGCGGCCAGTTCGGCTTCGGCGCCGAGATCGGCATCTCCACCCAGAAGCTGCACGCGCGCGGCCCGATGGGCCTGCCGGAGCTGACCTCCACCAAGTACGTCGTCACCGGCGACGGCCACATCCGCTGA
- the proB gene encoding glutamate 5-kinase, translating to MVKVGSSSLTTAAGGLDADRVDALVDVLAKTREDREVVLVSSGAIAAGLAPLGLARRPRDLARQQAAASVGQGLLVARYTASFARYGIRVGQVLLTSDDVSRRTHYRNAYRTLDQLLAMGALPVVNENDTVATDEIRFGDNDRLAALVAHLVRADLLVLLSDVDGLYDGDPRTPGTSLVGEVTGPGDLAGISIGSAGRAGVGTGGMATKVEAAGIATGAGVPVVLTSTVHAADALAGRPTGTYFHRTGKRSADRLLWLAHASTPRGSLRLDAGAVRAVTERHSSLLPAGLTGVEGDFTAGDPVDLLDEAGHAVARGLVNFDARELPRLLGRSTRDLARELGPAYEREVVHRDDLVLLRP from the coding sequence GTGGTGAAGGTCGGCTCGTCGTCGCTGACCACGGCCGCCGGCGGGCTGGACGCGGACCGGGTGGACGCCCTGGTCGACGTCCTCGCCAAGACCCGCGAGGACCGCGAGGTGGTCCTCGTGTCCTCCGGCGCCATCGCCGCCGGGCTGGCGCCGCTCGGCCTGGCCCGCCGCCCCCGCGACCTGGCCCGTCAGCAGGCCGCCGCCAGCGTCGGCCAGGGCCTGCTGGTCGCCCGCTACACCGCCTCCTTCGCCCGGTACGGCATCCGTGTCGGCCAGGTGCTGCTCACCTCCGACGACGTCAGCCGCCGCACCCACTACCGCAACGCCTACCGCACGCTCGACCAACTGCTCGCCATGGGCGCCCTGCCGGTCGTCAACGAGAACGACACGGTGGCGACCGACGAGATCCGGTTCGGCGACAACGACCGGCTCGCCGCCCTCGTCGCCCACCTGGTCCGCGCGGACCTGCTGGTGCTGCTCTCCGACGTGGACGGCCTCTACGACGGCGACCCGCGCACCCCCGGCACCAGCCTGGTGGGCGAGGTCACCGGGCCGGGCGACCTCGCCGGGATCTCCATCGGCAGCGCGGGCCGGGCCGGCGTCGGCACCGGCGGCATGGCCACCAAGGTCGAGGCGGCCGGCATCGCCACCGGCGCCGGGGTGCCGGTGGTGCTCACCTCCACCGTGCACGCCGCCGACGCGCTGGCCGGCCGGCCGACCGGCACGTACTTCCACCGCACCGGCAAGCGTTCCGCCGACCGGCTGCTGTGGCTCGCGCACGCCTCCACCCCGCGCGGCTCGCTGCGGCTGGACGCGGGGGCGGTGCGCGCCGTCACCGAGCGGCACAGCTCGCTGCTGCCGGCCGGGCTCACCGGCGTCGAGGGCGACTTCACCGCGGGCGACCCGGTGGACCTGCTCGACGAGGCCGGACACGCGGTCGCCCGCGGTCTGGTCAACTTCGACGCCCGCGAGCTGCCGCGGCTGCTCGGCCGCTCCACCCGTGACCTGGCCAGGGAGCTCGGCCCGGCCTACGAACGCGAGGTGGTCCACCGTGACGACCTCGTGCTGCTGCGCCCGTAG